Below is a window of Verrucomicrobiales bacterium DNA.
ACACGACTTGGGCGGAAGGGGTTGCCCTGTTCGGTGCTGAGACGACACCGGAGATTTATCCAATCCCATTCAGCACGCCGCTCACTCTGGCCAATGGCCGAGTGACTTACTACTTCCGAACTCGCTTCCTTTACGATGGTCCGCTCTCGGGTGTGCGACTCATCACGACCAATCTGCTTGACGATGGGGCAGTCTATCATCTCAACGGAATTGAAGCTGGGCGCCGTCGGATGAACGCAAATTATGACTTTCTAACGCGCGCGACTGGAGGTCCCGCCAACGAGGGGGCGTTTGAGGTGTTCGATATTTCCGCCAACACTCTTCGTCAGGGAGAGAACGTGTTGGCGGTGGAGGTGCATCAGAATAGTCTTAACAGCACTGACCTGGGGTTCGCGATGTCCCTAACTGCGTCCCGCTCCATCACTAACATCACCGGCCGAAGCGTGGTGCTGAACGAAGTGTTGGCCAGCAATGCCGGCTTGACTAATGAGTCGGGGGCAACCCCTGATTGGGTGGAGGTCTTCAACCCCGGCCCGACTAGCATCGACCTGGGCGGAATGAGCCTCACGGATGATCCGGCCTTACCAAAACGATGGGTGATCCCGGCTGGCATCAGCCTCGCTTCCCAATCGTATTTGCGAATCCGCTGTGATGCGGATCAACCGGCTACTCTGGTCGCTGGTCCCGATCTGAACGCCGGATTCGGCCTGAATGACCGAGGCGACAAGGTTCTGCTCTACGACGCCGAAAGCCGAGGCTCGAGTCTGCTGGATTCGATCAGCTTCGGACTACAGGCGGCGGACGTGGCCATCGGACGAGTGCCGGATGGGGAAGGGGCTTGGGGTGTCACCGCGCCGACCTTCACGGGCGATATCCCCAATCGGCGCACGCCAACCGCTGATCCGCGGAATCTGCGTCTCAATGAATGGATGGCCAATCCCAAGTCCGGTGAAGACTGGTTCGAACTGTTCAACCCCACCGCCCAGCCGGTGGCGCTGGGTGGTCTCTTCCTGACTGACGATCTGAACGACCGTCAAAAGTCTCGTATCCCCGCGCTTTCATTCATCGGTGCTTCAACCAACGGCTTCGTGCGCTTCGAGGCCGACAACGATCTCTCCAAAGGTGCTGACCATGTCGCCTTCAAGTTGAGCAATGCTGGGGAGTCTTTGGGTCTCTTCCTTCCCGATGGTGCCCTGGTGGACTCCGTCATCTTCCGGCAACAGTATTCGGGTGTCTCGGAAGGGCGCATTCCCGATGGAGGCGAGGCCATCGTCCAATTTACCCACACAAGCTCACCGGGGGAGGAAAACCATTTGGCGCTTTCGACGGTAGTGGTCAGCGAGATACTCACCCACACCGACCCGCCCTTCGAGGATGCCATCGAGCTGCAGAATCTTGCCGAGGAAGCAGTCGACATCGGGGGCTGGTTCTTGAGCGACAGCACGGGGGATCTGCGGAAGTATCGAATTCCCGACGGCCGAGTCATTCAGCCCGGTAGCTTCGCAGTGTTTTACGAGTACGAGTTTAACGCGCTTCCCGGGAATCGCAGGAGCTTCTCGTTGAGTTCCGTCAAAGGGGATCAAGTCTACCTCTCCGCTGCGGATCCTGCTGGCAACTTGCTGGGCTATCGGTCCACCGCCAAGTTCGGTGCTGCGAGGAACGGCGTGTCCTTCGGTCGCGTGGTCACGACCAGCGGTGTGGATTTCTCCTCGCTGTCCACACGTTCATTGGGAGTGGACAATCCTGCCACCACCAATGCATTCCACTTAGGCACCGGCGCAACGAACTCCACCCCGATGGTGGGACCCATCGTTATCAGCGAGATCCATTATCATCCGCCCAATCTCGGAACCAACGACAATCTCCGCGACGAATTCATCGAACTGCGCAACATCACCGCCTCGGCTGTGCGGCTCTTTCATCCCGTCTACACCACCAACACCTGGCGGCTGCGTGATGGGGTGGACTTTGAATTCCCCGGCAACACGACTCTTCCGGGCGGCGCCGCGCTGCTTCTGGTTGGCTTCGATCCCAAGACCAATGCTGCTGCGCTCGCCAGTTGGCGGACCCGGCTCGGTGTTCCTGCCGCTGTGACGATTCTGGGCCCCTACCGTGGCAAGCTGGACAATGGCAGTGATTCGATTGAATTGTATCAGCCAGACGACGTTCAACTGCCGCCCCATCCCGATGCTGGGGTGGTGCCCTTCGTCCTGGTAGACCGCGTCAAGTATTCCGACGAGGCTCCTTGGCCGACGCTCGCCGACACGGCGACAACCGGCAATGGAGCTTCCCTGCAGCGCCGGAGCCTCCCGGCGTATGGCAACGAAGCCACCAATTGGGTGGCTGGAACTCCCACCGCCGGCCAGGCTAACGCCTCCGCTCTGGTGACTCTTCCTGCGATTACCCTTCAGCCTCAGGGGGCACGGGTCTCCGAAGGGCTGAGCCACACGCTCAAAGTCACCGCCAGCGGAGCACCGCCGCTTGCCTATCAATGGCGTCTGGGAGCCGAGAGCTTGCTCAACGCGACGAACTCAACCTACGCGATCGGTGCCGTCGGCCCCACGAATGTGGGCCTTTATACGGTCGTGGTGAGCAATCCCGGCGGGGCTGTCCTGAGCAGTGGCGCGGTGATTCGCTCAGGCGGAGCTCCAGCCATTCTGGAGGAACCCGTGCCGCAGTATGTAGAGGTCGGGAGCACGGCTCAGTTTTCGGCGCTGGTCGGAGGGACTCTGCCGATTCGCTACCAGTGGCGGCGCGAAGGCGCAAACCTTACCGGAGCGACGAACCGGCTGCTCACGCTGACCAACGTCCAGGCCGGTAACTTGGGCCGATACGCCCTGGTTGCCACCAATGTCTTCGGGGCCGTCACCAGCACCCCGGCGGCTTTGGTGCTGGGGCTACGTCCATCCCTCTCCGCCACGCCTCAGAGCCGCGAGGTGCTCGCCGGCCAGAATGCGCTCTTCTCCGTCAGCGCTACGGGCACCGCACCGTTCTCCTATCAGTGGATGCGCGGAACGGTGCCCCTACCTGACGCCACTAATTCGACGTTACAGCTGAGTGCTGTCAGCCTGGGGCAGAGCGGCGACTACTCAGTCGTGGTGTCGAACCTGTTTGGGGCGGTGACCAGCCCCGCCGCCCGACTTTCCGTCTTTCCTCTACCGGCCGTGACGGTGACAGCCCTCGACGAGGTTATGTCGGAGTCAGGTCCCGATGCTGGAGCCTTTCTCATCACGAGATCCTACGCAACCAACCAACCCCTGACCGTCGCCTTTGGCTTCGGAGGCACGGCGATCCCTGGAAACGATTACACCGCTCCCGTCCAAGCCACCATCGAAGCTGGCGCATCATCCGCGGTTGTGTTGGTTACCCCCACAGATGACTCCATCAAGGAAACCACCGAGACCGTTCGTCTCACCTTGGCGTTCGGGGCTGGTTACGTGGTCGGGGTGCCTGGGAGTGCGACTCTCAATCTGAGTGACAACGACACGGTCCCCATCAACGGGACCAACGTGGTGGAGCTGGTAACCTTGACCAATCTCTGGCGTTTCGAACAAACCGACGACCTGTCGTCGGTGCCCTGGACTCAGCGTGGATTCGATGACTCAGGCTGGCCCGTCGGTCTGGGCGCGCTCACGGCGGAAACGGCCAACCTACCGGTGCCTAAGTTGACCCCGTTGGTACTCGGACGCTGGACCTATTATTTCCGAACCTCCTTCCAGCTCCTATCGACGCAATCGCTGACACTGAATGCCCTGATGGCGATCGACGATGGAGCCGTGGTCTACCTCAACGGACAGGAGGCGTATCGAGTCGGAATGCCGTCGGGTGACATTGTATACTCCACCCCTGCCACGCGCACGGTTGGTAACGCGACTTTGGCTGGACCTATCAGCCTACCGACCACCAATCTGGTGGTGGGAGACAACGTTGTCGCTGTGGAGGTCCACCAAAGTGATGTGGACAGCTCCGACGTCGTGTTCGACTTGGCCCTCACCGGCCAGGTAGTCGAAGAGGTTCCGCTCGAATTGGTGGACCCGCAGCAGGCGCCCAATGGCGATTTTGCCTTCAACGTGGTAGGGACCCCGGGTTCGGTGATCCAGATCGAGGTATCAGTCGATCTTGAGACCTGGGCATCCTGGCTGACCGTCGATCTTCCAGCCTCCGGAGTCCTCCGGGTGAGCGAGCCAACCGGGCTAGGGGCAGGGCCCAGGTTTTATCGTGCCAGGCTCGGTCCGTGATCGCCCTCGGCGGGATCCGGCAGAGGCGATCCCAGCCTTTTTAAATTCCTTGCAACTCTTTGCCCTTCACGCGGGTCCTTCAAGTATGTTGAGCTGGACGCGCTCGGGAGCGCCGGATGGATGATCTCCAACAATTCGAGGCTTTTATGCGAGCCTATCAGGACATGGTTTATGGAACAGCGGTGCGGCTGGTCGGAAGCCCCGCTGAAGCCCAGGACATTTCCCAGGAGGTCTTCCTCAAGGCCTACGAGCGCTTCAGCGAGATCGGGCAGAGCCCGACTGCAGGCGGCTGGCTCAAAACCGTAGCCCGTAACCTGGCCTTAAACCACCTGACTCGGTACCGGGCACGTTGGAACTTTTTTTCGGAGCTTGCGGCCCCGGGACAGGATGATCATGACCCCGTCGCCGATCTGCCGGCGCCGAACTTGGAATCCGAACGTTGGGATGCCGACGCGCGTAATCGTTGGGTTGAGGCCGGGTTGGCCCGTTTGCCGGCCGGTCAGCGGATCCCGTTGGTGCTGTATCACTTTGAGGATCTGAGTTATGAAGAAATTGCGGCCCAGCTCAAGATATCGCTGAGCAAGGTCAAAACCGACATTCATCGGGGACGCGAGTCGCTGAAACGTCACTTACAGCGGATACCGGAAGGAATCGATGACTTATGAGTGAGAACATGGATCAAGATCCGGAATTGGACCAAATACTGCGCCGTTTGCCCTATCCCAAGGCTCCGGCGACGCTCACCCCCTCCGTGCTCGCTCGCCTGACCGCCGAACGCCAGCAGGTGTGGTGGCGTCGTCCGATTCTTTCCTGGCCTTTGGCCGCTCGTGTTCTCGGGATGAGCTGGCTGTTCGCCCTGGCTCTCGGGGTCGCGTATTTCGCGGGAGGCTTGGCGGCAGAATCCCCTTTATTGTTTAGCGAAAGCACCTCCAGCGGGGGAGCCTCGTCGGTATTCGGACTCCTGGCTTTGTGCCTACAGGTCATCTCCAGCTTGGGGGCGGCTGTCGAGGCCTGTCTAGCGGTGGTTCCCATGACCGTGTGGTGGTTGCTCGGCGGCGGGCTTGCCATTGTCTATCTGAGCTGCCTGGCGGTGGGAACCCTCATTTACCGACGCATGTTTCCTCATCACTCATGAGCTGCCTCTCCGTAACCATCCGATCATTCTGGGGACAGGCAGCAGCGTTCCTCGGCATCTTGATATGGGCCGCAGGCCGAGCCCTGGGGGCTGAGGCGGAGCCCGAACCAACCCTACCCCAGCCGCCCCGGCTCCATGAAGTGGTTCGCTTTGGAAACGACGGAGCGGTTGCCGCTGAAGATAGCGTTTCCAAAGTCGTGGTCGTCAGCGGCGACGCCACCGTCGATGGCGAGGTGCGCGAGGGAGTGGTGGTGGTGGGCGGGAACCTCAAAGTGACCGGAAAGATTCGGGGAACGGTGGTGGTGGTCTTTGGAGATATCGAAGCATCGTCGAGCGCGGTCCTCCGTCGGCCGGCGTTTGTTATCGGGGGCAAGATTCAGCAACAGACCGGCGCTAAACTACGATCGGACAATATTGTCATCAACCAAGACAATTTCCCGCTCCTGACCGGCTTCTTGAAATGGGTGACCCAAGGCGCAGTCTATCTGCGTCCTCTTCCGCCCCGCGTGCTCTGGGCATGGTCGGTTCCGGCCGCCTTCCTGTTGCTCTATGCTTTGATGGGTTTGATTCTGGCAGGCCCCACCGACCGCTGTGTTCAGGTGCTGGCCAACCGCCCCATGGCCTGCTATTTGGCGGGATTGCTGGGCTGCGTTCTTTTTTCGCTCTGCTTTCTCTTTTTTCTAATTCTCGGCACGATCGGGATCGGACTGATCCTCGCGTTCGCTCTGCTCATGCTGGTGCTGTTCGGACGAATGGTGGTGGTCCGGTTCATCGGATTTCAGCTAGGACAGCAGCTTGGTCTAGCCTTCCTGCAGCGACCGTTGGTGAGCTTGATCTTGGGGAGTGTCGTGCTTTGCCTGATGTATATGATCCCGGTCATCGGTCTGGGGGTTTGGATTGGAGTGTTCCCTCTGGCGGTCGGGGGACTCATTCTCGCCGGTTTTCAAGCCGTGCGTCCCGCCCGCCCCCCCGAAGGCGAAGCCATGCTTGCCACCGAGCACGGCGCAGGGCAGGGGGGGCGCTCAGGGGAAGCCCCCATCCCTCCGATGCCTCCCCCCTACACCGTCGGTCGGCCGGTAGGATTCTTTGTCCGCACGGTGGCCACCCTGCTCGATTTCATCGTGGTTATCTGCCTGGCGCATCTAGTGGGTGCGGAAGGGCGGGGTTTTCTGCTGCTGTGGCTGGGATATCATGTGGCTCTCTGGTCCTGGTCGGGCGCTACACTCGGCGCTCGCGTTTTCGGCTTGGCGCTGGTTGAAACCGATGGCCGGGCCGTTGGCTTTCAGGTGGCCCTGGTTCGCGCTCTCGCCTCTTTTCTGTCCGCTATTCCCCTGTTCCTGGGGTTCCTTTGGGTCGCCTGGGATGTTCGCAAGCAGTCGTGGCATGACAAGCTGGCGGGAACGACTCTGATCTGGCGTCGGGGCTGAAGCCAGTTGGAGCCTACCCGCGATGAGCGTCGGCAAGGCTTCGGGAAATCTCCTCGGGAGATACCACCGCCGTGCCAATTTTTCCCACGACCACCCCCGCCGCGTGATTGGAGAGCAGAGCCGCCTCCACGGGCGAAGCCCCACTCGCGATGGCCAGCGTGAAGCAGGCAATCACCGTATCGCCCGCCCCCGAGACGTCAAATACCTCCTGGGCAACCGTTGGGATGTGCAAGGGAGGGGTGTCACGTTGACAAAGCAGCATGCCTTGTTCTCCCAGGGTGATCAGCAGGAGCGCCGGTTCCAGCTCCTCGAACAATGCGCGCGCGACCGCCCTGAGCCCTTTATCGCGCAGCGGATCTCGGTCTCGGGGAGCCTCGGTCATTCTCGCCAGCTCGAAGGCCTCTTTCCGATTCGGCGTGATTAAGGAGAGGCCGCGTAAATCCAGCCGGTGAACGGGCTTGGGGTCGAGGCTCAGCCACACTCCGTGGGCACGACAGAGTTCTTTCAGCGCATCCAGGAGCGTCTGGGAAACCAAGCCTTTGCCATAATCGCCCACGATGACCGCATCGCAGTGTCTGATGTCCCGTGCTACCGCCGCAATCAGGCCGCGAG
It encodes the following:
- a CDS encoding sigma-70 family RNA polymerase sigma factor; this translates as MRAYQDMVYGTAVRLVGSPAEAQDISQEVFLKAYERFSEIGQSPTAGGWLKTVARNLALNHLTRYRARWNFFSELAAPGQDDHDPVADLPAPNLESERWDADARNRWVEAGLARLPAGQRIPLVLYHFEDLSYEEIAAQLKISLSKVKTDIHRGRESLKRHLQRIPEGIDDL
- a CDS encoding RDD family protein, which codes for MSCLSVTIRSFWGQAAAFLGILIWAAGRALGAEAEPEPTLPQPPRLHEVVRFGNDGAVAAEDSVSKVVVVSGDATVDGEVREGVVVVGGNLKVTGKIRGTVVVVFGDIEASSSAVLRRPAFVIGGKIQQQTGAKLRSDNIVINQDNFPLLTGFLKWVTQGAVYLRPLPPRVLWAWSVPAAFLLLYALMGLILAGPTDRCVQVLANRPMACYLAGLLGCVLFSLCFLFFLILGTIGIGLILAFALLMLVLFGRMVVVRFIGFQLGQQLGLAFLQRPLVSLILGSVVLCLMYMIPVIGLGVWIGVFPLAVGGLILAGFQAVRPARPPEGEAMLATEHGAGQGGRSGEAPIPPMPPPYTVGRPVGFFVRTVATLLDFIVVICLAHLVGAEGRGFLLLWLGYHVALWSWSGATLGARVFGLALVETDGRAVGFQVALVRALASFLSAIPLFLGFLWVAWDVRKQSWHDKLAGTTLIWRRG
- the rfaE1 gene encoding D-glycero-beta-D-manno-heptose-7-phosphate kinase, translating into MASSPSNSSHGYPKPARIQALLKRAGDARVLVIGDVMLDQFIWGSVGRISPEAPVPIVDFERESFIPGGAANVARNLAALGCPAKIYSVVGDDRAGEQLQNLLSAQHVNCRHLLRHPKRFTSIKTRIVAHRQQVVRVDRESKEELDEAATRGLIAAVARDIRHCDAVIVGDYGKGLVSQTLLDALKELCRAHGVWLSLDPKPVHRLDLRGLSLITPNRKEAFELARMTEAPRDRDPLRDKGLRAVARALFEELEPALLLITLGEQGMLLCQRDTPPLHIPTVAQEVFDVSGAGDTVIACFTLAIASGASPVEAALLSNHAAGVVVGKIGTAVVSPEEISRSLADAHRG